A window of Parambassis ranga chromosome 10, fParRan2.1, whole genome shotgun sequence contains these coding sequences:
- the fgf1a gene encoding putative fibroblast growth factor 1, with the protein MADEEGSSLQGHARDGSPLLLQDYRRRTRLYCMNGGHHLQILPDGTVQGQREDGDVHTVLKLRSVDRGVVVIQGTEASRYLAMSDEGRLYSSPTVNDECYFLERLEENHYNTYQPQKYQDRKWYVGLKKNGKPKLGPRTHIGQKAVFFIPRRTDESLD; encoded by the exons ATGGCGGATGAAGAGGGGTCCTCACTGCAGGGTCACGCTCGGGATGGCAGCCCGCTGCTGTTGCAGGACTACCGGCGGCGGACTCGGCTGTACTGCATGAATGGCGGACATCACCTTCAGATCCTTCCCGATGGGACGGTGCAGGGCCAGAGGGAGGACGGGGACGTTCACA CTGTGTTAAAGCTCAGATCTGTAGACAGAGGTGTCGTGGTCATCCAGGGAACAGAAGCCAGCAGATACCTGGCCATGAGCGATGAAGGCCGTCTGTACAGCTCA cccaCAGTAAATGATGAATGTTACTTCCTGGAGAGACTGGAGGAGAACCACTACAACACATATCAGCCACAGAAGTATCAGGATAGGAAGTGGTACGTGGGTCTGAAAAAGAATGGAAAGCCTAAACTGGGCCCGAGAACACACATCGGGCAGAAGGCCGTCTTCTTCATCCCCAGACGGACAGATGAGTCCCTGGACTGA